The genomic window GAAGTTAATTACTTTGTGCAGAACAGACTTTTCTTTGAGAGAAAGCGGTCTTCTCACACCAGCTGATAAGTGTCTTCAAGGTCACAACGGAGGAAATTTCCGTCCCTTTTGCTTAGACCTTGAAAGTGTTTCTCTCATAGCTTTGATTAAGACAGTATCTCTGCTCATTTTTATCATCTCTCTCCTTTATCAACTTCATGCTGCTTGATTTCAATAAACAAACTGGCCTATCACATTAAATGGGCTTTAACAAAATACAGAGTGTATAACAAAACATCTGGCTTCTGCAGGTTATATTGTGGgaagaaatgtaatttatattttcccTCCATAGTCAAAGTGATTTATAATAAGAGCTCATGGGGAGAAATTCTTCCAGCTGTTTTATCAGCTGACCTTCATGAGACACTTTCCTACACAGCATCCACTCGCCCTGTACGAGCACTTTTATAGGAAAAAATGCTAGCTAAGGTATTTGCAAGCATTTCAAAGTTATTCATCATTTTAATTGAATGAATAATGTTAACCCCAAGTCATTCTATATCTTGGATCACTTTTAATCCACATTTCACGTTTCTCATTATTTACCTGTGATTAACAGTTAATCCATTTACATGATGATAAGGTTTTAGAGGCAAGAATAAAATGGTCTCTTCACTTGTCCACTGTCCAAACTAGTGCCTGAATATTAAGCAGGTGAttgagtgaactatctctttataAAGCTCAGTTTACTCCGATTCTTCCCTGCTAATGAAAGATCTCTAGTAACAGAATAGTTGAATAAACATACAGTGCCCTTCTTTTACAACAAATACCCAGATAAGTCTGCAGTTTGCTTGTTTTGCTAGTTTTTATTCACGGTAATTTCTGTCTGTAGATGAGCACATCTTTCTGTTGCTAAACATATACATCTTCTACTGTTCGTTCAGATCATCTAGACTACTAAATCTAATGCATACTTCTGCTCCTTTCTTTTGACCTTGCACTGTACATCTCAAGAGACTTTCCCTGCAACTTTTCCTCCCAAATGATTTCAGAGTATGGTACAGCTACAGACACATTCTACGTAAGTAGGACTCAACTGGAAAGCTGGCTTCTGAAAGCCAATGGTCAGCAGAAAGACATCTAGATTGGGGAATGATTTGATTATCTTCAGGAGCTTCCTGGAGATGTGAAATGTTGCGTATGGATCAAAACTTGACTGATCTTCGTGCATGGTCACGTGAATTTTCCCAAACCTCTCTCCGTGATCGGTGACAATGATGCGATCTGCATTGCTGTCGTCTTGCTGGCCGGTGTTGTGTTGTGACTCCCTTTATGTTTACTGCATCTGTTCTCAAAGAGGTGAAAGCCAAAGTCTTCCTCCATGGGGTCACACACCAGAAACCATTCTTTATCAAACCAGTACAAGAGCTCGAGTCCATGTCTGGGCCACGGCTGACCCAATCCACACTCTTTGTAGCTGGGGTATAGATGTGATTTTTTTCGGCAAGGGATTCATCTGATGGAAAGACAAAGatataattttacttatttaaaccTTCAAGTTAATATTTGGCAAGTTCTCTTTATGATAACTAAATTTCAAAATTTCTGAATTTAATTAATGGAGAGCTTATTAATGTAGCACACTTATCAAATTCATCACACATGACTGATCTTGCAAGAATCAAATAGTAGAAGTTACAAACAAAATAACTCTTTGAGTGtaaacagaaaaagaagaaaactgtACCTCTTTGTTATCAAATCAAAGTTACAATTGCAGaattcttctcttctgtgttgaTGTGTTTTATCCTCAGCAGCAGCAGGAGTGAAGCAGAGGATGAAGACAAGCTCATTTTGGGGGGAAACGGAAGTCACTGGAAGTGGGTGTGTCTCATGGGTGTGTCCTACTACTGTTCTGTTTCATTTGGAGCACTATACTATACATAGGTTATTGATTCAGGTGAAATATGAGCTTTAAAAATATGGGAAACATAATGCATTTACTATTAACATTTCAAACTGTAGTAGTCATAATAGTCACAATGGAAATGGAAgatcaaattatttaatgttattttttactattttaatatatatataaaaaaacgtaaTGTATTCCTTTGGTGCAAAGCTTCATCacccattcctccagtcttcagtgtcacatgctcttcagaaatcattctgatatgatgattttatgatcaagaaacatttctgtttattatcaatgctgaaaacagtttttgcagcttcatatttttgtggaaaccatgatactttttttgttttcagaattgaCTGATGAtaagaaagtccaaaagaacagcatttaaaaatctattaatttgttaaaagTCCAAGaagatggatatatatatattacaaaaatatacttgaattgaaagtttggtttatttatttgcacattacttaaatatattttatgaatatattttaactgCGCGCTTAAAGTGATCATTGtaaaaatacagtgaaagtaTACTTTCAAAGTACATTATTAAATAACCTGAAGTGGaagtatattttaaatcacattttttaaacaaaatgtacattttcttctTCATGTTTGGAATTCACTTCATTACTCTAACATACATTGTTTTCATgaagtaataaaacaaataaataaagcgaATGCATTATAAAGTGTACAGTCAAGTACGTACTGTCTATATTGCATGGTCAAAAAAAGTTCACTGACTATGCATTAATATTACATCACTGCATTAacatacaattatacattttatggagaaataaagctgaaaacaaTTGGCATTGATATCTGTATAAAGCTGCATAAGTTGTTCCccataatgtatttttagtctCTTTCAATATTGTTTGGAAGTCGAATTACATTTAGTTTTCTTTAGCTCTAATAATAACACATTTCCATTTGAGCGATTGAGGATAGACAGCAAATACATTATGAGACTCTATATAAATATTGAGGATATACAGATATACAGATTTAGTTAACTATCTTTCagtattttgctttatttaaatgtCCTTCTATAAATGATCCTCCTCAAAGTGTTTATTATGGCCTACACTAATTCTtaatttaaaatctaaagttaCTATAAGCATTAGTAATTGTTCCTGTGACTCAGAGGTAGAGATTTGTGTTAGTAGCACAAATGTGTGTGGGTTCttttcccagggaacacacacacaaaaaaatgtctgctaaatgtaaaattattattattgtacatttgttCTCCTTTTCATTTGGACTGAGTTGGTCTCCACCTTCTCTACAACAgcttttgcagatttttttttttttttttttttgagaattataataatagtttatatatacatatattaatgaaCATATTGCTATTTGCAGTTCTGGTTGAATCCAAACTGCATTTCGTTGTTTCTGTACTTGGATGCTGCACAAtgataataatcttaatttattatCATCTTCAGATAGATCTCTGGCTCTGAATACATAAATGATGCTTACTCGTGTCATCATGACACTTCTCCATATTAACACTCACCAGTAGCTTGTTTTTATCATCACTGTGGAGTGTGGATAGAGAAACACATTAAAGAAGCTGTTAATGAGTGGATTTACATCAAAGCTACTGTTGACTAAATTGTACAATGCTAAACATtcagatttcatttattaagcatattataaaatataatttattttaacatttatcaaCAGAGATGAAATTTATATTTCATCACACAAACATAGAACTTTGCTATTAattctattttttaaaatatgtaaaataataaccaacaacacaacaaacaTGAACAGAACTAAAGAAGCTAGATATTGAGGTGATACTTATTTATACCGAATATTAAgattacaatttatattaaataaatcagcCTGAAAGCAAAGTTATGATcatcctttttttctctattgtgACAAATATCAGAGTAAAACACCTTCTTGAGCAAGATAAATGTAGGGTTCGATTTAGTTTGGTCCATCGTTGGATCATTGTCATAcaaatcataatcataaaaacatatataatatgaatGATATGCACATATATAATTACAGtgaccattaaaataaaattaggtGATGCTTAACATCGTAAATATATAATGTCAAGCATTTATATGTATTAGAATTGTTCTATCAAAAATCtaatagaaaaacaaacagcaaaactatcttttgagagaaacaaacaaaagcaacAGTGCACAAATCAGAAGgatgcagcatgcacagaaaagCCAAGGAGATTggtgtgacctttgaccctgcaGTGACTGAAGTGAAAATGAGGGTGGTGAGAATGTGATGGAATTTCTACGTCTCTGATAAGGTTTCAGATCATTCATGGTTTCTCTGAGGAAGTCTTCATAGCTCAACCTTTTAATTTCCCTCAGAAGACCAAGGCTAATGCGGAAAGTGTGACTCGGGTCAAAGTTTGTCTGATCTGAGTGCCGTGTCACATAAATGTGGTGGAACCTGTTCCAGCCTGAGTCAAAGGAAACAATGATGCGATCTTTGTTGCTGCTGTCCAACTCTCCTGTGTAATGTCTTGTGACATAAAGAGGCAGTGACCCAGGGGTGCTCAGGTTGCCCACCTCATAGTATGGCAGATAAATTTTAGGAAGAAGTGTTTCCTTATTATAGAATCGATGAAAGCCAAATGCTCCATTTGCAAGGTCACACTTTGCAGTCATGTGACCGTTGGAGTCAATCTTAACACAATTATGAGCAAACCACCACAGCAAGCTCAGACCGTGTCTGGGACGGGGCTGACCGAACCCGGTCTCTTTCAGATCGGACAAGTCATGCAGGGTTCTCATCATGTTTCAGACaatcctgttgaaaaaaaaaagaagaaagaaacaggacTGGTTTTACTCAAACAATAGAGCACCTGTATTTcaaatcattttcttttctttttaaaatgaaatatacaggCGAAAATgcaactatttaaaaacaaaacaaacatttaaagagCATTTATAAGGACGTTTTGGTAAAACAGATTAGCAGATGATGATCACTTACACAAGCAGAAAGATCTTTCCTGATCCTCCAGGACTCTTGCAGTGAGACGAAGACTCTgtgatctgaactgaactgaacttgagAGGTGATCTgccataaataagtaaataaataatcacataaCTGGGAAATTTATGGTAATTAGGTTCTTAAACAAAAAATGATCTTTACAGTGTGATGTTCTACACttctaatataaataatattggtTTAAAAGTGAAGTTatataaaaacatcaataaattAATCCAACATACCTTGCTTAAGTGAGGGGATCATCTACAGACAAGTCTGTGTGTAGATGATGGAAAGATCTGCAAACTGAAACTGATGTTTTCCATATCAGTGTCAGGGGAGGAGTTACACCGTGGCAAAATATTTGACACCTGTCAATTTCAAGAGCAAGAAACATCACCCctttttgcttttagctttttgCTTTCATTAAAAAACTAGACCACACGCCAAATCAGGAAGagataattaaacattaaattgcaCAAAGTTGCTTTAGAGTTTGTTCTGCTACATAACAAAGCAACCCCAGTCTCCCTCCCAAATTAAACTTTCAATAAGACCGGAAATGCAAGTCAATCACTGCTAGAATAGCACTGAAGCAGGAAGTTGAAAATCTCAAAATGAACCTTGTATAAAGAATAATCCTTCCATTTTTTGGGCAGAACTAAATTTACTAGCAGAGaatgtgcatgaaaatcatgccatgcaggacagaaaaaaaaaattctatgaaagaatgaataatattttatctGCTAAACAATGTTTAATATCATCACATTAAAAACATCCATATTTGTCATGAGGAAGATTTGAGCATGTTGAACATTAGTATCACATCAGTTTATTGAAGAACAGACCGAAAAAATTCCAGGATGAGGAACACACAGAAAAAgagcaaacaaatccaaaacaaaaatctgaaacatGAATCAAAGCAAGAAAGTCACAAACCACATGAATAAAGGTAATAAaaactgataaaacatcacacagCCCTTTTCAACCATTTGAATCATTAATATAGCCCCAGTGTAAATATGATCATCATAAACACGTGCATGTGATGCAGTTCGTTACTTCAGTCGCTGCTGCTAACAGCACACAGTGAGATTTAATAAAAGCACATGCCAATCCAAATCCAaatctaaaagaaaaatatatttggaaaaacACAGAAATAGTTTCTACAAAGACTGCAAAGATGTACATATAAACTCAGTAATGACGGCGATGTCTGATCTTAACTTGTCTGATGAATTTGAACCAACTTAGGCTTTGAATGCTCCTGATGAGGCTTTGGCTGATGTGGAAGGTGGAGTGCTCATCAAAACTCCCCTCACCTAAATGATGGGTCACATAAATCTTTGTAAACCAAGTTTCATTCCCGTTTGATCTGACTGAAACAACAATGCGATCCGCGTTGCTCTGACgtacattaatgttataatattttttaacataacGAGGCAGCATGCCCGGACGGTGCAGGTTGCCTATTTCGTAGTACTGGCCAGATTCAGGAAGAATCCCTTCTGAATTATGGAATGGATGGACACCGAAATCTTCTAGGTTGCATCGTGCAATAATCCTGTTGTTGTCGTCAATCTCAACACATTTGTGAGCAAACCAGCACAGCAGATTGAGACCATGTCTTGGCGGTGGCTGACCAAACTCAGTGTCTTTCAGATCGGACAATGTTTTCAGCTTCCTCGGTCGGCCCATTCTGTGTAtagaaaacactgaaaatactGAATTTCATTCCTCTGTAAACACACATTCAACACTCAACAGCCTAATACTAATCAGAGTCTGAAAGCTTTTTTATATAGTATGTCACAGCTGTTGTGTAGCAGGGTAGTAATCTTTCCTGCTTTCTATTGCGGTTACATCCTTTAGATGCTGattgtttattacttatttaGCATTTTCAATTAATTGTCCATCTGATTCAGTTAATCATTTGTTGTCTCTATGATCTATGTTACttctttttgttgtaaaaaaaaaaaggaccttGAACTTTGCATTTTGTTTGCTGTGTagattccttttttctttcttttttttctattggtTGAATCTACACATACACATccaattatattttctattttactcCCATTTGCCCAGGATGTTTTCATAATTCTTTACTTACTGGTTtagttttaaaaagcacatttaaagaACAATATCCACTGTGAAGTTTACATGAACCTATAATGTCTGTGAAGTTGATTTTATTatcaaaaagcaataaaatagacaaataaacaaaaggaTACTTCACCTGGAGTTATTCCGCTGTAAGAAGGATCTGCGTATGTGACGACTAGCAATTAGGTGTTTTTTATATATCTCTGTTAGTGGGTGGTGCAAAACACAAACATGCTGCAAAAAAACTAGCCTACACACATTCTTTATATTGTACTCAAATAAGGGCAGGATCAGTCAAATACTCTGTGTAACGAAACTATAGACTCCTAAAGCTGAGCAAGAAAGAAAAGATCAGTCTATTAATAGGATCATTTATTGTTGTTGAAGGATTGTTCGCATTCTACAGCTGTGGATAATCAGGTGAGTAACTGGGAAAGTGAATGTAAAGCAGACTGACTGTAGTGTGCGTGTCTAATGCATAAGACTAGAAAACACATAGAACGTAGTATATTAATAGAGGCATAGTGTCATAAAAATTCAATTTGTTAAGTTATAAATTGGTGTTTAAAATTAGCATGTATGTTCATATGTTATACTAAAGTAAATATTTAGGTTTATATAAGTCTATTTCTTTACCCTTATAATGTGACTATACTTTATTGAATATTTCCAACTGTTATTGTTCAAGAAAAAGTTATGATTCAATGAACACCGtttatgacaacaaactgttcCAGTCTGTGTCATGTTAAGTACTAGTATCTGTGGATGCATGGATTGAGTCATTCAAAGTTCAAATATAAATTtaagttgaataaataataaagaccTTAGTTCTTCAATAGTTTAGCAGGCAGAAAGAGAGCAGCTGTATATTCAGGAAATTAGTTGTTTCATCTTTAGTTGTTaacactagggatgcacgatattggattttggccgatattcgatatgccgatattttcaaaataattttggccgatgccgataccgatatcgatatatatacaaatatatactgatatatttaaactttaattttactgaagagaaatccatgtctctcttctgtactgattctaccataaatttattattttacaaatgtagacagacattcacatctgaaaaacaggtcaattatttcacttggagaatatcggtttggctcatcggcagaaatattcatatcggccgataccgataatggtcattttaagcttttatcggccgataccgatattgtgccgatattatcgtgcatccctagttaacACATTTGAATTTGTTATAACATAAAATGTCTTCAACTTTATCTCATTTTTGTGACACTGATAATGCATATTTGCTGATGTCAATTAACTCATAACAGAAACTACTCTCTTTTTCTTCAGGTTATAAGTGTGTAGTGATGAAGACACACTCATTAGTGTGGAAAGAGAAATACAGAGCAGGACAGTTACGAGGAGATTTACACTAAAGTTACTTGATATTAAACTGTATAATGTCTcacaaatattcatatttaatttatatttaatatgaacaCAATCATGAGCAAACCACCACAACAATAGTGCActtgttaaatacaaaaaaataaaagataaataaatgttttcagtaaagcaaAACCTGTAactgtttctttatttctttctttgaaaATTGTGTTTTCTTCTGTCATTACTATTGAGGTATTACAGCCTCATAACCGCttcataaattattcaaataaaacattttaataaattatattaattcttGTTGAATAAGaaaacttaaaggtgctgtagggaactttggtaaaaaaatattttttacatatttgttaaacctgtcattatgtcctgacagtagaatatgagacagataatctgtgaaaaaaaatcaagctccactggctcctcccagtgtcctattgccatttgcagaaactccatcgctcccggtaaaaaaacaaccaatcagagctgcggtccgtaaccttttttgtgttcaaaatgtagaaaaatgaacataataagcgagtacaccatgaatccattttccaaaccgtgtttttagcttgtcctgaatcactacacctacaataagtgtttatattcggactattttagattgcttcgggggtactgcggcggagtaacccagtacctttgtgattcttcatagacataaacagggagaagtagttccggctacaatattcttccgcaagacgcaagcagttctgtttattaaccgctagagcgtcaaaagtccCCATTGCAGCAGCTTTAACTGGGGCAGTTCAATAACACTCACAGGTTCGTCATCAAGCCTCTGACAattatttcagtctttatttaaaatcattttctcttttttgagtCGAAtagtaaaagtattattataaatggACTAGACAGATGAGTTCAGCTCgaggcaacctcccgctctctctcgtgaggccaataaggaagtgactaaaactgtaattcatcgactggacgcttgaggctggctgcaaaagggagtcagtcccatagactccccatgttaaaatgcccaactttacagcagaaaaaaacgtttacagcctggttcaaaaaataattttggtctatattgctaattttgcccttcatgacaactatGAGGGGGGTGAATTCTTTTTAGAACTCatccttttaaaatatattaagccttaaagttctgcataattaggagcgtggccacttgagtgacaggtggattgataggtgggcgtggcttcagcagctagatcccgcctttttgcccattttcgattatccgggagagtcgcgtggtgacgcgctgccaagatggcgacggcccgctctgcaccatagacagtaaaataaatggacacagcgatcccattggaactcaattgagacaagtgaagcccatttttagcacttccgtttctgacgcgcagactcaaacgaagcttgacgacgtcagcaacctgtctgacagatgtaaatcttctaagtcgctgtgcgtgcaaactgccatcgttaatcttgcagagacggcgagcttgagcggggagttctttgtcgtgagtgagcaggagtaagtattctgattaattattttgtatagtattttaaaatgtaacgccagtacgccatattaagttaattgcctgcgagcttctcctcctgtctgtacggtaatgctacagagagacgagtggttatgacgcaatcgttagcctattttttacaaaaactgtttatacgggccataatgtaacatagaaggtaatggagccctttatacattgtcgtgtatctttagaaataaataatggacaaacggagtctttaaacgcctcagatgtaaagttattcgctgtcaaagtgacgccaaaatgattgggagtcaatgggaatgctaacgcaagtgaagttctgctaaaagatggcagcccccatccgacttcaacttccggtcgagttccttgccccctgctctgcacctatgctctgcacactttgagcttcaatgggtgacgtcacggacactaggcccatatttttttacagtctatggttcagCTGTTTAGTGTCATGACGTTCAACCCATTTTAGTAAGCTTGTGTTAATCAAAGACCTTATTTTAGACATTAAaccaaaaacatatatttataagcTAAATTAGTTTGGGCCTACAAAATAAATAACCCTTCCCCTATAAGCATGGGATGATCAACATGAAGGTGCATGTGACCCAGCTGGTATAACTATTTATAAACGTTAGTTTATTTTTCCCACGGTCATAgaatttaatcttattatttaatataaactactattttattattaactataaatTTCAATCCCTCTTTTTACTGCAGTGAACATCTGGGTTGTCTTGGTTTTGAAAGtctgtaaataatgacagaattttcctctCTGGGTGAACAGTtcctttttattaattgaaatcagacaattaattattaatcaattaataaatgatGAAGTAAACAGACAGAACACAATGCATTTATTATACATGAAGAATCATAAAGCTTCTCATCTGGAACAAAATGATCACACAAATTAGTCATTTATGGCCCAAGCCAATTAACAATTCAAATAGAGTCATTTGTTATCAAAGGTCTATAAATGCATCTATTCTGGATGGACAGGAATGTTTGATTTCGACTCTGAGTGTCTGTGGATCCAGACCACACAGATGAACGTGTACACATAACACAAGCTCAGCAACGACCACGCCAGTTACGCCGCTGCTGGATCTTCACCTCCCCGATGAAATCTGACCGGTCCATCCTCTGAATGATCTCAATGAGGCCTTTGCTGATGCGGAAGGTGGATTTCTCATCGAAACGCCCCTGACCTAAGTGATGTGTCACATAAATCCTGTCAAAATATTTCTCACTCCAGTCTGAATTGACCAGAACTACAATGCGATCCGCGTTGCTCTCACGTACATTTCTGTCATAATTCTTAGTAACATCATGAGGCAGCGTGCCCGGATGGTGCAGGTTGCCCATTTCATAGTACGGAAGGTCATTATCAGGAAGAATTCCTTCAGAATTATGGAATGGATGGAAACCGAAATCTCTGTGTTCTGGGTCATATCGTGCAATCATATTGCCGTCATCATCAATCTCAACACAGTCATCAGCAAACCACCACAGCAGACTGAGACCATGTCTGGGATACGGCTGACCAAACCCGGTCTCTCTCAGATGGGACAGTTCATTCAGCGTTCTCAGTCGGACCATTCTGTGCCTAGAAAACAGACGGAGGAAAGTTAACAAacaaacaggactggactgaagGATACGACAAATGGGTTGCACAAAATTCTAGGAATATCACAAGCATGATTGTGTAATAAACTTCAGTTTCTTCAAGACTTTCTAAAAGACTGCCTTCAGCTTGGCACatataggtttatatatatatatatatatatatatatatatatatatatatatatatatatatatatatatatatatactatatgttgaatgtgtgtgtgtgtgtatagtctGATTTAGAGTTTACATAAtcgatttattttttcagttagtcAGTTAGTTAGTCTATTAGTTTTACAGTCATTTTCAGTCTAGTCTCATTCTAAACTAGTCTTGTTCAACAAGTGGACGCAGTAGGTTTCGTTTCTCTGTAAACGCGTCCACAGTTCAGCAGCTGACTACAGACTGCAGGCAGAATATCAGCGCGAAATATTCCCGCCACGGCTGTTTGTCGCTGTTTAAGGcatatttaaaaagcaacataattataatgtaattaaagttTGTCTTAGTAACAAAAAGCATTACAGAATCACCCAAAAAGAACACAGAATAGGCTACTGTACTGTTGGTTTGAATAGTTTCGTTTAAAAGTAGATATTTCAAGgtttctgtaatatattgcctagatttatttttaaacccaccgactaaatgattaagacactacctgacacgcagccccacgattggtcgattatgtacaatacctgcatgttattggtcaaactgctctggatgatttaggcattattaaaatcttggctgggacgtgtcccgtagctataaacggcgcatatggtcaccctaaccATGTCGCTTCACGTCGTATTTTCCATCATGTCACAAAGAAAAACTCTCTTTACTTCGCCATCTACAGGTCTAAACCTTAAAAAGAGTATGTTGCggtccattcgctattaaaagtgcatcttctctttttcgtggccaCACTGGCCATGGCTGCTTAACCTGAGCGAACAGCGCGCGCTCTCTCCAATTTGAGATTGTTGACAATGTTGAGGAGGCGTTCGTGCACCAttcaacagtttgattgacgtaCGACTGAGCCTATCGACTAACTCTTTTATagctctcctctgaactattggacataaATTAATAGTACGCCTATGGACTTATCCGTGTATTTATTAGGCAGAGTCGAATGCAAAAGCGGGACAGATGCTCAGTTTGCTTGAGGAGGGACAAAGTGTAAAATTGC from Carassius auratus strain Wakin chromosome 1, ASM336829v1, whole genome shotgun sequence includes these protein-coding regions:
- the LOC113108961 gene encoding uncharacterized protein LOC113108961, whose amino-acid sequence is MMRTLHDLSDLKETGFGQPRPRHGLSLLWWFAHNCVKIDSNGHMTAKCDLANGAFGFHRFYNKETLLPKIYLPYYEVGNLSTPGSLPLYVTRHYTGELDSSNKDRIIVSFDSGWNRFHHIYVTRHSDQTNFDPSHTFRISLGLLREIKRLSYEDFLRETMNDLKPYQRRRNSITFSPPSFSLQSLQGQRSHQSPWLFCACCILLICALLLFYKECGLGQPWPRHGLELLYWFDKEWFLVCDPMEEDFGFHLFENRCSKHKGSHNTTPASKTTAMQIASLSPITERGLGKFT